The following coding sequences are from one Pelmatolapia mariae isolate MD_Pm_ZW linkage group LG4, Pm_UMD_F_2, whole genome shotgun sequence window:
- the LOC134625301 gene encoding microsomal glutathione S-transferase 1-like: MVELMENEVVRAFSTYAVIVVVKLLLMGPMTGYYRFTRGSFSNEEDVARKSAEEKKKLLKTHPDVERVRRCHQNDLENIIPFVIVGLIYALTGPELSVALLHFRIFAGARIFHTIAYIGALPQPSRGLSWVVGMLVTFSMAYRVLNTVLFL; this comes from the exons ATGGTAGAGCTGATGGAAAACGAGGTAGTCAGGGCTTTCAGCACATATGCAGTTATTGTTGTCGTGAAGTTGCTACTGATGGGGCCAATGACTGGATACTACCGCTTCACCAGAGGG tctttttctAATGAAGAGGATGTGGCCAGAAAGTCTgcagaggaaaagaagaagctgCTGAAAACTCACCCAGATGTAGAACGAGTTCGAAG GTGTCACCAGAATGACCTGGAGAACATTATTCCCTTCGTGATTGTCGGCCTCATTTATGCTCTGACTGGACCCGAGCTTTCTGTCGCTCTTCTTCACTTTCGCATTTTCGCTGGCGCTCGGATCTTCCACACCATTGCCTACATTGGCGCTCTGCCTCAGCCGAGCAGGGGTCTGTCCTGGGTGGTGGGCATGCTGGTCACCTTCTCAATGGCTTACAGAGTGCTCAACACAGTTCTTTTCCTGTAG